A segment of the Marinomonas posidonica IVIA-Po-181 genome:
AGAAGGCGGTTACATTCTGTACCTTCGTCAGGAAGGTCGTGGCATTGGTTTGTATGCAAAGTTAGAAGCGTATGCTTTGCAGGATCAAGGTTATGATACTTATCAAGCCAATGAAATGTTGCATTTACCAGACGATGGTCGTGATTTTGGTGTCGCCGCAGATATGTTACTCGCGTTAGGTGTGAGTAAGGTTAGGTTATTGACAAACAATCCAGATAAGGCTCAACAATTGAAAGAGCATGGCATTGATGTGGTTGAGTTGGTGCCAACGAAAGTGCATGTAAATCAGCATAACCGTCAGTACCTAGAAACCAAAGCGAAGCGTAAACAACACACTTTAAAGTTTGATTAGCGCTTCTTTAAGGTCAAAAAATACCGTCATAAGGACGGTATTTTTGTCTAGAAAAGCTGGCAAGTAGGGTGTCTCTCTTACTTCTTAGCTTTTTTCTTTTTCTTCTTGAAACGTGGAGATCTGGCCTTGGTTTTGGCTTCTAGTCCTTCAATGCGACCAAATTTAATATTGGTCTGCATAAAACGCTGAATTTTTTCGATCATCGGCAAATCATTAATGTCGATCAAGGAAATGCATTCGCCTGGCGCGCCTTCTCGCGAAGCGCGACCGGCACGGTGAATATAAGAGTCGGCTTTACGGGGCAAGCGTAGGTTGATCACAGTATTGATTTCTGGCAAGTCGATACCACGTGATGCCACATCAGTGGCGACCAGCACTTGCAAGCGTCCGCGTTTCATTTGCTTTAAATGTTCGCTGCGATCACCTTGTTTCATTTCACCGTGCAAACCATCACACATGATGTTCATGTTACGAATTTTTTGTACCCACACATCCACGTGATCACGATTGGAGACAAAAACCACGGTTTGTTGTACGCCTTCTTTATTGAGTAGATGCTTAAGCATGGCTTCTTTATGAGCATCATCGTCAACACGATAGGCGACTTGGTGAATTTGGTTGGGCACGGTGCGAGATGATTCGCCAAGACGAATTTGCTCTGTCTCAGGGCTTAATAAAGCACTGGCAAAGCGGCCCATTTTTTCACCTTCCAACGTGGCTGAGAACATCAGGGTTTGATGTTCCTGTGGTAGTTCTTTGGCGATCTTGTTGATGGCATTCACAAAGCCCATGTCTAACATGCGGTCTGCTTCATCAATGACGAAGTAGCTTACATCCGTTAAGTCTAACCATTGTTTTTCATCAAGTTCGACCAAGCGGCCTGGTGTTGCAACAAGAATGTCACAAGGTTCGCTTAATTGTTGTTGCTGCATGCCATAAGGTGTGCCGCCAATGATTAGCTGAGATTGAATACGAGTATGCTGTGTTAATCCGCCGATGACATTGAAAATTTGTCGAGCAAGTTCGCGGCTAGGC
Coding sequences within it:
- a CDS encoding DEAD/DEAH box helicase; its protein translation is MSFAELDLDYTIEEAINSLGFETPTEIQQQAIPVILEGSDLLATAPTGTGKTIAFCAPAVQHVLDRDETSTTAPKVLILAPSRELARQIFNVIGGLTQHTRIQSQLIIGGTPYGMQQQQLSEPCDILVATPGRLVELDEKQWLDLTDVSYFVIDEADRMLDMGFVNAINKIAKELPQEHQTLMFSATLEGEKMGRFASALLSPETEQIRLGESSRTVPNQIHQVAYRVDDDAHKEAMLKHLLNKEGVQQTVVFVSNRDHVDVWVQKIRNMNIMCDGLHGEMKQGDRSEHLKQMKRGRLQVLVATDVASRGIDLPEINTVINLRLPRKADSYIHRAGRASREGAPGECISLIDINDLPMIEKIQRFMQTNIKFGRIEGLEAKTKARSPRFKKKKKKAKK
- the ribA gene encoding GTP cyclohydrolase II is translated as MTDLTIKRRVMIPVRAGDVSAEFISFDGDDSGKEHIGIFFEGQQQQEDHVPLVRLHSECLTGDVFGSGRCDCGEQLDEAIDRINEEGGYILYLRQEGRGIGLYAKLEAYALQDQGYDTYQANEMLHLPDDGRDFGVAADMLLALGVSKVRLLTNNPDKAQQLKEHGIDVVELVPTKVHVNQHNRQYLETKAKRKQHTLKFD